One part of the Anaeromyxobacter sp. Fw109-5 genome encodes these proteins:
- a CDS encoding response regulator transcription factor, translating into MALTPPAPIRILLAEDDAALAKLYASYATGRGHAVSHARDGVETLAAALSQLPDVIVLDVAMPALDGRDVLLRLKADPRTAGIPVLVVSALGGDQHMRDLLVELGASDVMEKPVDLQIAFNKAERLVNG; encoded by the coding sequence ATGGCGCTCACCCCCCCGGCCCCGATCAGGATCCTCCTCGCCGAGGACGACGCCGCGCTCGCGAAGCTCTACGCGAGCTACGCGACGGGGCGGGGCCACGCCGTCTCCCACGCGCGCGACGGCGTCGAGACGCTCGCCGCGGCGCTGTCCCAGCTCCCGGACGTGATCGTGCTCGACGTCGCCATGCCGGCGCTCGATGGGCGCGACGTCCTGCTGCGGCTGAAGGCGGACCCGCGCACCGCCGGCATCCCGGTGCTGGTCGTGTCGGCGCTCGGCGGCGACCAGCACATGCGCGACCTGCTCGTCGAGCTGGGCGCCTCCGACGTGATGGAGAAGCCGGTGGACCTGCAGATCGCCTTCAACAAGGCGGAGCGGCTGGTGAACGGGTAG
- a CDS encoding carbohydrate binding family 9 domain-containing protein: protein MIRRSLALLAAALAPPALAAAPGDPLTAARRQGEIVLDGRLEEPGWALAPAYDGFVQIFPSEGAAPSERTEVRVLFDDRALYVGIAARDRSPGEVRRPLGRRDRAPYSDAVTVIVDSMHDHRAAYAFEINAAGVQSDALLFEDDTSTSDWDAVWEGATAALADGWGAELRIPLAALRFSNAPVQTWGFAVKRVVARRHEELLSVHLPRGARGQLARMGSLTGLQGLAPVQDLEVAPYTAARLAFRPRVSDVPSPRDADPVGDVGVDVRASLGRALSLQGTVNPDFGQVEADEIIQNLSSFEIFFPEKRPFFTQGMDLFQPVALPGRRSPQQLFYSRRIGLDAPILGAVKLVGKPTGTLQVGILDALVTGAGSGLPEASPDRSFRLDAAQPFHFGPRSSLPELAPAPRNFLAGVARWQPAPGRTLGATVTSTLPLGPGCSISDAEKDDEAEDPRERRPARCDALSGSAAALDWSLRSRDGEWFLLGQVTGSQSLGGAPARAAPGAPVSSPRRTLADGTVLDEGELGYGAHAAVGRAGGEPWRFELHWEYESPTLDLNALGYQRTQNEQLGRALVRYVRPSGGGPFHTYSVVSGVQGQRTTDGRGLARMKQLWLSAEAQLRSYQWVGCTGVVELRAWDVREIEESGVALERPRSTFGECWLSLDPSKAVFLEGGAGMGRSEALGPVQGQRYWGTSGVVVVRPHARVESRFDVRYEVSRWGARYVDEPAPGVYRFAGLEAPSLSVTLRQQVVLTPRLTLQGYVQLFTSFGEYRAFRQASGVDRKVTLASLSPAEAPGPSENDFREGALNLNAVLRWEYRLGSTLYLVYTRAQRELEWDGSAPLASTLRPVALGAGPATDTFLVKWTYYWAR, encoded by the coding sequence ATGATCCGACGCTCGCTCGCGCTCCTCGCCGCCGCGCTCGCCCCGCCCGCCCTCGCCGCCGCCCCGGGCGATCCCCTCACCGCCGCCCGGCGCCAGGGCGAGATCGTCCTCGACGGGCGGCTCGAGGAGCCGGGCTGGGCGCTCGCCCCCGCCTACGACGGCTTCGTCCAGATCTTCCCCTCCGAGGGCGCCGCGCCCTCGGAGCGCACCGAGGTGCGCGTGCTGTTCGACGATCGCGCCCTGTACGTGGGGATCGCGGCGCGCGACCGCAGCCCGGGCGAGGTGCGCAGGCCGCTCGGCCGGCGCGACCGCGCGCCGTACTCCGACGCGGTGACGGTGATCGTGGACTCGATGCACGATCACCGCGCCGCGTACGCCTTCGAGATCAACGCCGCCGGGGTGCAGTCGGACGCGCTCCTCTTCGAGGACGACACCTCCACGAGCGACTGGGACGCGGTGTGGGAGGGGGCGACGGCGGCGCTCGCCGACGGCTGGGGGGCCGAGCTGCGCATCCCGCTCGCCGCCCTGCGCTTCTCGAACGCGCCGGTGCAGACCTGGGGCTTCGCGGTGAAGCGCGTCGTGGCCCGGCGTCACGAGGAGCTCCTCTCCGTGCACCTGCCGCGCGGCGCCCGCGGCCAGCTCGCGCGCATGGGCAGCCTGACCGGGCTCCAGGGGCTCGCCCCGGTGCAGGACCTCGAGGTGGCGCCGTACACCGCGGCGCGGCTCGCGTTCCGGCCGCGCGTCTCGGACGTTCCGAGCCCGCGCGACGCCGACCCGGTCGGCGACGTCGGCGTGGACGTGCGCGCCTCGCTCGGCCGCGCGCTGTCGCTGCAGGGCACGGTCAACCCCGACTTCGGGCAGGTCGAGGCGGACGAGATCATCCAGAACCTCTCCTCCTTCGAGATCTTCTTCCCGGAGAAGCGGCCCTTCTTCACGCAGGGGATGGATCTGTTCCAGCCGGTCGCCCTCCCGGGGCGACGCTCTCCGCAGCAGCTCTTCTACTCGCGCCGCATCGGGCTCGACGCGCCCATCCTCGGCGCCGTCAAGCTCGTCGGCAAGCCGACCGGCACGCTGCAGGTGGGGATCCTCGACGCGCTCGTCACCGGCGCCGGCTCCGGGCTGCCCGAGGCGAGCCCCGATCGCTCCTTCCGCCTGGACGCGGCGCAGCCCTTCCACTTCGGGCCGCGCTCGTCGCTCCCCGAGCTCGCCCCGGCCCCGCGGAACTTCCTCGCCGGCGTCGCGCGCTGGCAGCCGGCCCCGGGGCGCACGCTCGGCGCGACCGTGACCTCCACGCTGCCCCTCGGCCCGGGCTGCTCGATCTCGGACGCCGAGAAGGACGACGAGGCGGAGGACCCGCGCGAGCGCCGCCCGGCCCGCTGCGACGCGCTCTCCGGGAGCGCCGCCGCGCTCGACTGGAGCCTGCGCTCGCGCGATGGGGAGTGGTTCCTGCTCGGGCAGGTCACCGGCTCGCAGTCGCTCGGCGGCGCCCCGGCGCGCGCGGCCCCCGGCGCGCCCGTGTCCTCGCCCAGGCGCACGCTCGCCGACGGGACCGTCCTCGACGAGGGCGAGCTCGGCTACGGGGCGCACGCGGCGGTCGGCCGGGCCGGCGGTGAGCCCTGGCGCTTCGAGCTGCACTGGGAGTACGAGTCCCCCACGCTCGACCTCAACGCGCTCGGCTACCAGCGGACGCAGAACGAGCAGCTCGGCCGCGCGCTGGTGCGCTACGTCCGCCCGAGCGGCGGCGGCCCCTTCCACACCTACTCGGTCGTCTCCGGCGTCCAGGGGCAGCGCACCACCGACGGCCGCGGCCTCGCCCGCATGAAGCAGCTCTGGCTCTCCGCGGAGGCGCAGCTCCGCAGCTACCAGTGGGTGGGCTGCACGGGCGTCGTGGAGCTGCGGGCCTGGGACGTCCGCGAGATCGAGGAGTCCGGCGTCGCGCTCGAGCGGCCGCGCTCGACCTTCGGGGAGTGCTGGCTCTCCCTCGACCCCTCCAAGGCCGTCTTCCTCGAGGGAGGCGCCGGGATGGGCCGCTCGGAGGCGCTCGGGCCGGTGCAGGGCCAGCGCTACTGGGGCACGAGCGGGGTCGTCGTGGTCCGGCCCCACGCGCGGGTCGAGAGCCGGTTCGACGTGCGCTACGAGGTCTCGCGGTGGGGCGCGCGCTACGTGGACGAGCCGGCGCCGGGCGTGTACCGCTTCGCGGGGCTCGAGGCCCCCTCGCTCTCCGTCACGCTGCGGCAGCAGGTGGTCCTCACGCCGCGCCTCACGCTGCAGGGGTACGTCCAGCTCTTCACCTCCTTCGGCGAGTACCGCGCGTTCCGCCAGGCGAGCGGCGTGGATCGCAAGGTCACGCTGGCCTCCCTCTCCCCCGCGGAGGCGCCCGGCCCGAGCGAGAACGACTTCCGCGAGGGCGCGCTCAACCTGAACGCGGTGCTGCGCTGGGAATACCGGCTGGGCTCGACGCTGTACCTCGTCTACACGAGGGCGCAGCGCGAGCTCGAGTGGGACGGCTCGGCCCCGCTGGCCAGCACGCTGCGTCCCGTCGCGCTCGGCGCCGGGCCGGCCACGGACACCTTCCTCGTGAAGTGGACCTACTACTGGGCTCGCTGA
- the add gene encoding adenosine deaminase, giving the protein MPSNAGASPMPVTDELLRALPKTDLHCHLDGSLRLTTLLELAEAQGVRLPADTPEGVGRAVRMGAQCASLEEYLTAFDVTLSVLQTEDALRRVAYELALDCAAENVRYLEVRYSPVLHTRKGLKPTAIVDAVLDGLRAAGRESGIRSNVIICGIRHIDPQTSVRLAELAVAYKGKGVVGFDLAGAEEGHPASRHREAVQLILDNNVNVTIHAGEAFGPESIAQAVHTCGAHRIGHGVRLRENGDLLNYLNDHRIPLEMCPSSNVQTRSVTGYESHPLKFYFDFGLRVTVNTDNRLITDTTITKELRLAHERMGFTLEDLCTLLVQGFKSAFLPFREKAELLRDVNAEIAAVLARFAGPGAGGPAAAVTEAVAVR; this is encoded by the coding sequence ATGCCCTCCAACGCCGGCGCCTCCCCGATGCCCGTGACGGACGAGCTCCTGCGGGCGCTCCCCAAGACCGACCTCCACTGTCACCTCGACGGCTCGCTGCGTCTCACCACCCTGCTCGAGCTCGCCGAGGCCCAGGGGGTGCGCCTCCCGGCCGACACTCCGGAGGGGGTGGGGCGGGCGGTGCGGATGGGCGCCCAGTGCGCGTCGCTCGAGGAGTACCTCACCGCCTTCGACGTGACGCTGTCGGTGCTCCAGACCGAGGACGCGCTCCGCCGGGTGGCCTACGAGCTCGCCCTCGACTGCGCCGCCGAGAACGTGCGCTACCTCGAGGTGCGCTACTCGCCCGTCCTCCACACGCGCAAGGGGCTCAAGCCGACGGCCATCGTGGACGCCGTGCTCGACGGCCTGCGCGCGGCGGGCCGCGAGTCCGGCATCCGCTCCAACGTCATCATCTGCGGGATCCGGCACATCGATCCGCAGACGTCCGTGCGGCTCGCCGAGCTGGCCGTGGCCTACAAGGGCAAGGGCGTGGTGGGGTTCGATCTCGCCGGGGCCGAGGAGGGCCACCCCGCCTCGCGCCACCGCGAGGCGGTGCAGCTCATCCTCGACAACAACGTGAACGTGACCATCCACGCCGGCGAGGCGTTCGGCCCGGAGTCCATCGCCCAGGCCGTCCACACCTGCGGCGCCCACCGCATCGGGCACGGCGTGCGGCTGCGGGAGAACGGGGACCTGCTGAACTACCTCAACGATCACCGCATCCCGCTCGAGATGTGCCCCTCCTCGAACGTCCAGACCCGCTCGGTGACCGGCTACGAGAGCCACCCGCTCAAGTTCTACTTCGACTTCGGCCTGCGGGTGACCGTCAACACCGACAACCGGCTCATCACCGACACCACCATCACGAAGGAGCTCCGCCTCGCCCACGAGCGCATGGGCTTCACCCTCGAGGACCTGTGCACGCTCCTCGTGCAGGGCTTCAAGAGCGCGTTCCTGCCGTTCCGGGAGAAGGCGGAGCTGCTGCGCGACGTGAACGCGGAGATCGCGGCGGTGCTCGCGCGGTTCGCCGGGCCGGGGGCGGGCGGGCCGGCCGCCGCGGTGACCGAGGCGGTGGCGGTGCGGTAG
- the glgC gene encoding glucose-1-phosphate adenylyltransferase — protein sequence MAKLLAMILAGGEGRRLDPLTRERAKPAVPFGGRYRIVDFVLSNFANSGVLKMKVLVQYKSESLNAHIQRGWRLTALLDQYVEIVPAQMRVGPKWFEGSADAIYQNLNIITDEEPEFTFIFGADHVYRMDVRQMLQFHQDKGADLTVAAIPVPVEEASEFGIIEVDGDGRMIGFVEKPKAGVKTMPGDPTRALASMGNYLFTTDALVQEIVRDAGDTKSAHDFGKSIVAAMYERKRVFVYDFAKNVVPGQGDKERGYWRDVGSLDAYYQANMDLVDVDPSFSLYNDRWPIFTAQHNFPPVKFVFNNQTEGRVGYATDSLVSEGCIISGGHAHHCILSPKVRINSYSLVEDSILFENVNIGRHCKIRRAIVDKHVEIPANTTIGYDLEHDRKRFHVTESGIVVIPKAMRVEP from the coding sequence ATGGCGAAGCTTCTCGCGATGATCCTCGCCGGCGGAGAGGGCCGAAGGCTCGACCCGCTCACGCGGGAGCGCGCCAAACCCGCCGTGCCCTTCGGCGGCCGCTACCGCATCGTCGACTTCGTCCTGTCGAACTTCGCGAACTCGGGCGTCCTCAAGATGAAGGTGCTCGTGCAGTACAAGTCCGAGTCCCTGAACGCCCACATCCAGCGCGGCTGGCGCCTCACCGCCCTGCTCGACCAGTACGTGGAGATCGTGCCCGCGCAGATGCGCGTGGGGCCGAAGTGGTTCGAGGGCTCGGCGGACGCCATCTACCAGAACCTCAACATCATCACCGACGAGGAGCCCGAGTTCACGTTCATCTTCGGCGCCGACCACGTCTACCGCATGGACGTCCGCCAGATGCTCCAGTTCCACCAGGACAAGGGCGCGGACCTGACCGTCGCGGCCATCCCGGTCCCGGTCGAGGAGGCGTCGGAGTTCGGCATCATCGAGGTGGACGGCGACGGCCGCATGATCGGCTTCGTCGAGAAGCCGAAGGCCGGGGTGAAGACTATGCCCGGCGACCCCACCCGCGCCCTCGCCTCGATGGGCAACTACCTCTTCACCACGGACGCCCTCGTCCAGGAGATCGTGCGCGACGCCGGCGACACCAAGAGCGCGCACGACTTCGGCAAGTCGATCGTCGCCGCGATGTACGAGCGCAAGCGCGTCTTCGTCTACGACTTCGCGAAGAACGTGGTGCCCGGCCAGGGGGACAAGGAGCGGGGCTACTGGCGCGACGTGGGGAGCCTCGACGCGTACTACCAGGCCAACATGGACCTCGTGGACGTGGACCCGTCGTTCTCGCTGTACAACGACCGCTGGCCCATCTTCACCGCCCAGCACAACTTCCCCCCGGTGAAGTTCGTCTTCAACAACCAGACGGAGGGCCGGGTCGGCTACGCCACCGACTCGCTCGTGTCGGAGGGGTGCATCATCTCGGGCGGCCACGCCCACCACTGCATCCTCTCGCCCAAGGTGCGGATCAACAGCTACTCGCTGGTGGAGGACTCGATCCTCTTCGAGAACGTGAACATCGGCCGGCACTGCAAGATCCGCCGCGCCATCGTCGACAAGCACGTCGAGATCCCGGCCAACACGACCATCGGCTACGACCTCGAGCACGACCGCAAGCGCTTCCACGTCACCGAGAGCGGGATCGTGGTGATCCCGAAGGCGATGCGGGTCGAGCCGTGA
- a CDS encoding pitrilysin family protein, producing the protein MTPRTLATLLAVALVPALPRAQAPAAAPAAADAPELPYQLFRLENGLTVILHEDHTTPIVGVHVQYDVGSKNEKEGRTGFAHLFEHLMFQGTEHLPKGEADRLVDAAGGSANGSTSQDTTQYWEQVPTSALEQMLFVEADRMGFLLPTLTQDKLDNQRDVVRNERRENYEMQPYGLSYEKILHALWNPEFPYHWMPIGSHEDLEAATLEDVKEFFQRWYGPENAVLAIAGDIDPARTRALVEKWFGGIPGRAKPAAAAPAPAPLASEKRVTMEDRVQLPRLYMAWQSPKLFAEGDAALGVAGQVLSDGKSARLVKRLVMDERIAQSVSAGQSSQALAGMFLVVATPKPGVSLARLEKEIDEEIARLAAEPPTAEEVQRAKNGIEAGAIFSLEPVGGFGGRAATLADYYLRAGDPGYLATDLARFRRLTPEEVSAATRRYLRKDARVVLTVTPSAGAPPVPAPQRPPSPAAPRPGAPAPPTAPPAAAAPPSNANGAVR; encoded by the coding sequence ATGACGCCGAGAACCCTCGCGACCCTCCTCGCCGTCGCGCTCGTCCCCGCCCTCCCCCGCGCGCAGGCTCCCGCGGCGGCGCCGGCGGCGGCCGACGCTCCCGAGCTCCCCTACCAGCTGTTCCGTCTGGAGAACGGCCTCACCGTGATCCTGCACGAGGACCACACGACCCCCATCGTCGGCGTTCACGTACAGTACGACGTGGGCTCCAAGAACGAGAAGGAGGGGCGCACCGGCTTCGCGCACCTGTTCGAGCACCTGATGTTCCAGGGGACGGAGCACCTGCCGAAGGGCGAGGCGGACAGGCTCGTGGACGCGGCGGGCGGGAGCGCCAACGGCTCCACCTCCCAGGACACCACCCAGTACTGGGAGCAGGTGCCGACGAGCGCCCTCGAGCAGATGCTCTTCGTCGAGGCCGACCGGATGGGGTTCCTCCTGCCGACGCTCACGCAGGACAAGCTCGACAACCAGCGCGACGTGGTGCGCAACGAGCGGCGCGAGAACTACGAGATGCAGCCGTACGGGCTGTCCTACGAGAAGATCCTGCACGCCCTGTGGAACCCGGAGTTCCCCTACCACTGGATGCCGATCGGCTCGCACGAGGATCTCGAGGCGGCGACGCTGGAGGACGTGAAGGAGTTCTTCCAGCGCTGGTACGGGCCGGAGAACGCGGTGCTGGCCATCGCGGGAGACATCGATCCCGCGCGCACGCGCGCGCTCGTGGAGAAGTGGTTCGGGGGCATCCCCGGCAGGGCGAAGCCCGCGGCGGCCGCGCCCGCTCCCGCGCCGCTCGCGTCGGAGAAGCGCGTGACCATGGAGGACCGGGTGCAGCTCCCGCGCCTCTACATGGCCTGGCAGAGCCCCAAGCTCTTCGCGGAGGGCGACGCCGCGCTGGGCGTCGCGGGCCAGGTGCTCTCCGACGGGAAGAGCGCGCGGCTCGTGAAGCGGCTCGTGATGGACGAGCGCATCGCCCAGAGCGTCTCCGCGGGCCAGTCCTCGCAGGCGCTCGCGGGCATGTTCCTCGTGGTCGCGACGCCCAAGCCGGGCGTCTCGCTGGCGCGGCTCGAGAAGGAGATCGACGAGGAGATCGCGCGCCTCGCCGCCGAGCCGCCGACGGCCGAGGAGGTGCAGCGGGCCAAGAACGGCATCGAGGCCGGCGCGATCTTCTCGCTGGAGCCGGTGGGTGGCTTCGGCGGCCGGGCCGCCACCCTGGCCGACTACTACCTGCGCGCGGGCGATCCCGGCTACCTCGCCACGGACCTCGCCCGCTTCAGGAGGCTCACCCCCGAGGAGGTCTCCGCCGCGACCCGCCGCTACCTCCGCAAGGACGCGCGCGTCGTCCTCACCGTGACCCCCTCCGCGGGCGCGCCCCCGGTCCCCGCGCCGCAGCGGCCGCCGTCGCCCGCCGCGCCGCGCCCCGGCGCCCCCGCACCGCCGACCGCGCCGCCCGCCGCCGCCGCGCCGCCCTCCAACGCCAACGGAGCCGTCCGATGA